AAGATGTTGTTTTCGGTAGTTATGGTTGCTATGTGTATATCGATGGCTCTTACTTTTGCTTTGATATTGTATCGTAAGTAGAGGTGACATATATAAGAAGAGTTGTCGTAAGGGTTGAATTGGTTAGAGTAAGTTGTTTCACCTACATGTGGAAACAGTTCAGGTCAATCGACCTCAAAacactttcttttttatactTCTCATTGgttctatatattttatgtatagattggtaatagatataaatataaaaatataatatattagagATTACGTGATTTGTCATTTTCCCAACAATATCTAACCTGAAAAAGCTTAGTTGAATCGGAGtatttttcaatatttactGATATGTGCATGCTTTTAAGAAGCCAGGTAGCATGCTAGCTGATTTAACTTCCACGACTAAACAATGAGCATTGTAACGTCACCAGCGTATACTTATTCCAATTAATCAGAATCTATGGTTTAGATACCTTTTAAACCTTGAAAATGCTTTTATATTACGGAGTATAACTTCTAAAAGTGTTAAAGATTACAATCTCGAATATGATAAATGCATTTTCTTTCGGTCAGCTGGATATCCTGAAATACACAGCAGCATATTCTGCAAGCATTTGCTAGCAAAAAAATCTTACTGGTTGCCCGCAATCTCACTTTCTCTTTTCGTGGTCCATCGTTTTtgttctctattatagaatttacGTACACCTAATCACAGCATAGGCAACGCTCTAGAAAGTGTCTTACTGGTATACAACAAGtattgaaaaaaataagagCATATTGATATGGATACCGTTTGCCAGGTTTATTGGGGTTGGGGGTGTTAAATTAAAAGGCAAATAGGTCATATTGAACGGAATACGTCTATATGCCAAAAATTATACAGTACCAATCAAGTATCATCCTTTTAGTTTCTTTTCAAAATGGTTGGTGCCTAGAATATCCAATTATACATAGAATTCATGCTCTATAAATACCTTTTGATCAGATATATTTTCCTTCAAGTGAATCTAGTACATATGTATTGGTATATTACCGGGCAAGTTCTCTTTTGGCAGTTGCTTACTTAGTTGTTTCTCATAAAGCAATGATAGTGTGAAAACCGCCAAAGGAGATTTGCCCAGCAATTCATCGCAATACAAAACTTTTTCCATGAGAAAGTCATGTTTTTTACTCATATTCTTTGATTTGTCAATCACCCTTCTCTCTAAACTTCTTTTCCTCTTTCTTTATTATGCTTTTCGGTCTATTTTCATCGAAATCACAAACCATAGTAACTTTGACAACAGGTGAATTTGTTCAAAGTCGAATTACAAACCAAGTATGGTAAAGTAGCTCATCTACTGGCCAAATCTACATCCCGGTTTGTTTTCACCTTCCCAGGCTATTATGCTGTGCCTTTTCGACCAGAGCATGTAATGGCGCCATTGCTTCACCTTaatgcaaataaaacatgtgAAGGGGCCATCAAAGGGGACAAAGTTGAACTGGATGACATTCTGTAATAGATAGTGATATGGCACTACTTGATAAAAGGGGCTTGAAAAACAGGACAATGGGCCAAGGACCAGACCGAGTTAGCTAGGCTGATTATGGGACGAGCATTGAACCAGTTATAAAACTCCAACCTTTTTAATAGCCTGGCTGATCGGGGTAGCTAGGAACATGTTCGTTACTTATTTGGCACGTCTTCTTAGGAGTGGGCTCAGGCATTGCCTTGAATTCCCTATTTTACAACCCTAAGCACAATTAGTTCAATTCTATCTACATTGTCCCATCAATTTTAGTATAGCTAAAGCAAGAGTAGCGAAAAATCACCATCATGTTGCCATGTTGGTTTGCGTGATATGCTGTGTAGGCAAGACACACGCAAGTTGACGAGTGTTTTAATTTAGATTTGATAATTGCATTGTGACCAAGTTTCTTCATATCTATTTATGCTTGGCTCCTGTAATTATAATTGTAACCCTACCTGcagattaaatataaaaatatctcCACTTCGGTCTGTTGATTAAACCGAGACATTGCCATGTAAAAATTCTCctttcatatttttcttgtgTTCTTGtttctttatattgcttaataGTCTGTTTATAGTTTGTGGGTGTGATCTTCATTATCTGTTTGTATGTGTAGCCTCAAATTCCTAAAAACTAGTGTAGGTTTGCTAGTTGGGACGATGGTAGAAGAATGAATTAAAGATCAAGACAGAAAACTTGATGGCCGTGATTTTCGTTTCAGGAAGATGTAAATCGAAGAGCATTTGTACTAAGTGGATCTCATGAGCTGTTGACAGAAGCCGAAGTTGATGAAGCAAGAGGTGTTATAATGATTAGTACATTTAATATTGTAGTGCTTGGTGGTCAAGGCTTAAGAATTGGTTTTTGTATACATATGGGTTTCAAGTTATATGTATGAAACTAGAATTTGTGCTTAATGTCTTATGTTTATTGTTTGTGTTGTTTGAGCCTCAAATTCCTAACTATTAATTAGTACCAGTTTTGCGAGTTGGGAATGATGGTAGAAGAATGAAAGTTCAAGATCGAAAAACTTGATGGCCGTGAATTTTGTTTCAAGTAGATGTAAATCGTAGAAGATGAAGCAAGAGGTGTTCTAATTATCAGTATACCTAATATCATAATAGGATTAGGAATCTAATCTCTGATTTCTTTCATAATTATCAGCCAAAGTACAAAACATAAGTTTAATGAAGTTGATTAGGGTGTTTGACATAGCTTATTAACAAGATAACAAGCTTCTTAGCTTGTTTCattatcaaaacataataaactCAAACAAACACTTTTAGAGTGCTTCTTAGCTTCTTTGCTGATGCATTGTCACAGCAATCGAGACGACATCCTAGAAAGCAAAGAATTTATGTTGAACGGAACTTGTCCCATATGCCAAACTTAtaccattctcatcctttttccTTTCTCAACAAAATGGTTGGTGCTTGGAATATCCAACTAGCATAAAATTCatgatcaatatatatagtttcgaGTAGCCATATGTTTTTCAAGTGAATTTAGATGTATTGGTGGACTACTGGGCGAGTTCTTACTTGGTAGTAGCTCCCTTACCCGCTTCTtgattattcaaattattaagcGATTCTAGTGAAGAAACTGCCAAAGGAGATTTGCCCAGTAATTCATCCTAATACAAAGTACCTAGGCTTTCAATGAGTGAGTACTCTTTTTTGTTCACGCTAGCTCTTCGGTACGTTTGATAATCCATCAATCTATTTTAAACTCCTTTTCATCACCATCTTATGTGTGTTAATTATCTTGATATACATTACAATTCTCTTTTTACAGTTTTAGTTATTCTTTATTCTTTATCTATGTCTCAAAGTAGTCCCCGATTATCAAAGGTGAACTTATATGTTGTATACAACTATATTCAAGTGAATCAACCAGTGGTGCAGCTTTGATTGTAGTTTCGTAACGTTATCATCAGTGGAAGAACACGTAACTCACAGTATCATTGCAGAATGTGATTGCTTTGGATCAGTTTCTTGAGTTTTGGCTAAATTCAAATTTAGTTTGTCTTATACCATTCTTATATCATATGCCAACCTAATATACCATtctcatcttcttttttttttcttaacaaaatgGCTGGTGCTTGGAATATCCGGTTAGCATAAAATTCAAGATCTATATAAATAGTTTGAAgtagatatatgttttttaagtgaATTGATTGCCTTGGTGCATTAGACGGAAGTTCTCCCTTGTCAGTACCTCACAATTAGTCACTTCTTGATTAGTGTAACAACTGCCAAAGAAAATTTTCCCCGTTGATACTAATACGGCCTGAATGGATTATTATAATTAGCAAATGGCTAATGTCACTTTCATGTATGGATAATAGagtaaattacttttttttttttctaaaaattgacatgtttttcactttcaatccttgcattaaaaaaatatcaattgaCACGTTACACAATACAATCAATCAAATGACTAAATCTTTTTATTTCGCCATCAAAGATTTGTGTTTAAAGATCTACGCATTGTTTAAAGGTGTGTTTTTTTCCATAATGGTAACAATTGACATTAAAATTAATGACCCGCATTCAAGTATGTGTTCCATCGTTATCTTCATCCAACGGCCAGGTATAACACTAGTTTTTTCTAATGGCAAACCTTACTATAATATAAGGTTTATAAAAACTTTGGTTGATTGTATTGTTTAACGCCATTGATGATTATCACGATTCTATAATTTCTTGTATGAAGATTATTTGCATAGCGAATACCTTTACAAACCTTTGGGATTGTAATTGAGGAAGTTGctacttaatatttttttaataaataaaataagacgtTGCGTATAGCACTATATGCAACATTCATCAAAACATTGCGTCTATTGTAACACGTCCCGTTTGGTTATACACATGGCTGCTTGCGAGGTTCTGTTCTATTCACACATCTAGTATACGCAACCTTTTTTGCACGTACGTTGCATCTAGGGCAATTTGGGGTAGATTAGGTCGATATATGCTGCGTACACTGTCGTACGCTATGTCTAGGGCATGTGCAAATAGATTTTAGGTCGTTATACGCAACACTTCTTCTTGTACGATGCGTCTATGTCATGTGTCAATAGAATGTCGATTTGTGTAAATAAAATTTCCCAATCCATAAACAACAGAACCAAAATAAATATCATCATCACATAcaaatcttaaaaataaaaaaaataaaaaccaaatattCCCAAGCCTTACTCCCCCATCTTTAGCAACAGCACTGGCACCATTATCACTTACTTCTTAACACATGACTTCTCAGATCTAGCATCAAAAACCATCTTCCCCAAATGATCACCGACAGAGTTAACGTAAGCCTTCACACTCTCAATATCGCCAACACCGCTGGCCTCGGCGGCAAGAAAAGCTTCGAGTTCGACCTGGAGAGCTAGGAATTCAGCTTCTTCGGTAGAGAGCTCGCGACAGTAGAGAACAGTACTTAGGGTTGGACCAGAGAACTCTCTGACGATACGGTTAATTACGGCATTGCGCATCAATTGTGATGGTGGCCAAATCGTCGTTTCCAGCTTTTCAGTTGTTTTTGATGATGGCTTATGTTTTCCTAATACGGTCGAGatttccatttttttctttttctttgttggGGATGTTTCTAGAAGAGTGATGAGATGCATTACAGATAGGTTTTAGGGTTTGCGAGCTCTATATATTATAGTATAGTATGAGACTACgagtaataataagattatttgTTATTCTTCGTGGACTTTTGGCCCACCCTCAACAAAAAGCCCAACTTATGAAAACGCCATGAAAAGTAAAAAGATGATGGCCGGTATTACAAAACATAACTTAAAACAGAACCAGTCAGTTACGCCTTTAGGGGCCGCCACGTATAGCATTATAAGTTGGttctaggttttttttttccttctaattTTTCGGATGGTAAATTTCAAGGTTGCGGAACTCGGAAATCGGGGTCGGGGTGGCAAGGTGGGGAGTCAGGATTTTTTTAAGAATCGGATCGAGGGGAAACTCGGGTTGGGtaatttataagatttttttttttaattcaatcaAATGTGGAGGTTTGTAAATTAAATTGAGGTTTGATGAGGTTAGGAAGACTGTCAAAGAGGCTTGACATTTAATGTAGATTTAGCCATATGACGAAGGTAAGAGAGCGGATTAAATTATGTAACAAATCTTGACAGGGTTTATTACAATAGACGATCCTTGAATAAACGCGTTGTCTCGGTGTCAATAGAAGAGATTGAAGGATGTCGGCTTAAGGGTGAGACGAATGCCCCCCCATTAGATGCTTGGGCATGGAGAAAATATGGCCAGAAACCCATCAAAGGCTCGCCTTACCCTCAGTATATTAataattcaaaaatcaaaacttgcatATATTTCTAATctcttctctctatatatagatatggagTTATGGAGCTATCCCAAAGTGCTCATGTGGCGGTTTGTGAGCTCGTCACGTCAGCGTTTTCTTACGTGTCGTCGTAAGAATGATCTGGGTTACACGTCATCGTCCACGCATGCAACTTTCTTGCTGACGTGGAGTGTCCATTTAAAGCAAATGCTATAAATcagtttttaatgaaaaaaatttcGGAAATATGATCGAACACGTGAGTTCCAAATTCTCATTTATGAGTCTCTACAACTCTACCAATTGAACTGCCATCAGTTTTGTTTGCTTATCAAAAAGCCACAATTGATAAACTTCATTTCGAACCTTTTGTACATTAGCTGAAATTTAGTAAGGGAAACATATAACCCACGTATTCAATCCCATCGATTGAGTAGTTTTGATTTACAAGAAATATTCTCAAATCTAGAATTTGTAGATCGGTTGATGAatcttatatatactttttcatCTCAATTTTCTTCTTGTGCACGGTAACTAAGTCAtcactttttatcttttcttaatTGATTATTCTCATGAGTgatttggtttttaattttatggttCTTAAATTTAATgaaaggtattttttttttactgcaACCAATCATATGATTAAGGTTAAATAACTAAAGAATTATTTCTTTCAATAATATCAGCCTTTTcagttttctatatattttattatgaatttcaataaattttttttaattttagcaCAGGCTGTTCGATGAAATGTCTaagaaagatttttttaaaaaaatttatgcagATGAACCCAAGGTTTTGGATGAGATCTAAGGCATTTCAATCTGACTTTACGTTTAGTCAGGGCTGCTGAAGATTTAATCTGATGTTCATTTGAAGATGTTGTTTTCGGTAGTTATGGTTGCTATTGTGTATATCGATGGCTCTTACTTTTGCTTTGATATTGTATCGTAAGTAGAGGTGACATATATAAGAAGAGTTGTCGTAAGGGGTTGAATTGGTTAGAGTAAGTTGTTTCACTACATGTGGAAACAGTTCAGGTCAAGTCGACCTCAAAacactttcttttttatactTCTCATTGGTTGCTATATATTTTATGTGCTATTTAAGTATTTATGATAACAAAAGTACTATTAGTACATTAGCAATCTAAAAGTTTCGAGTAAACTAAGtaaagatgttatatatattgatgtgaaCTGTGGGCCTCTTCGTTTGAGATGAAATCCATCCcaaattgatattttataaGCAATGAGTCTAATTTATCTGTTCATATGGTTTTGGTACTATATTTAGTGTCATTTAAAAATCAACACTTTTAATCACATTATGCAATATGTTCTTCCCCTTAATGTGTAACACCCTGAGCTGGGCTCGAAACATTACGAAAATTATATAGCACACAGTGGAATTATCGTaaaacataaactacatgaAATAAAAGGATTCGGTGAACCCAATCAACATTTAAGATACAAGATGCACATAAACATGCAGTCATAAGAGGTCCAAGACAAAATAACTAAATTCATAAGTTTTAGACATAAATCCTAATTGGACAAacggatcacggatccatgagAGCCTCGGTCTAAAGCAAAACAACAAGTAGTCATCAAGTCTCCAACTTCACacgaatacctgaaaagtgcactaaacaaagtcaacactaggttggtgagttcgtagtaatggttCACAAGGA
The sequence above is drawn from the Erigeron canadensis isolate Cc75 chromosome 4, C_canadensis_v1, whole genome shotgun sequence genome and encodes:
- the LOC122597154 gene encoding WPP domain-containing protein 1-like; amino-acid sequence: MEISTVLGKHKPSSKTTEKLETTIWPPSQLMRNAVINRIVREFSGPTLSTVLYCRELSTEEAEFLALQVELEAFLAAEASGVGDIESVKAYVNSVGDHLGKMVFDARSEKSCVKK